The proteins below are encoded in one region of Telopea speciosissima isolate NSW1024214 ecotype Mountain lineage chromosome 10, Tspe_v1, whole genome shotgun sequence:
- the LOC122644167 gene encoding SAGA-associated factor 11 isoform X1 has translation MSAPNDDNASAHSQLSSHFLAGLLDSIIVDVASECHRIARLGLDRNLEEEEEELRLSTQARVMVADPSNSGEANSKYVVDIFGQTHPAIANEVFECMNCGRAIMAGRFAPHLEKCMGKGRKARLKTTRSSTAAQNRYSRSSPVPAYSPYSNSHSVNRVVNGTTGVTGEDFVESTFEET, from the exons ATGTCAGCCCCGAATGATGATAATGCATCTGCTCATTCTCAG TTGTCATCTCATTTTTTGGCGGGCCTTCTGGACTCCATAATTGTTGATGTTGCATCTGAGTGCCACAGGATAGCTAGGTTGGGTCTTGATCGTaatctagaagaagaagaagaagagttgaggCTGTCAACACAAGCTCGAGTGATGGTAGCTGATCCTAGTAATAGTGGTGAAGCAAATAGCAAGTATGTTGTCGACATATTCGGCCAAACTCATCCTGCCATTGCCAATGAAGTATTTGAGTGCATGAACTGTGGGCGGGCAATCATGGCTGGAAGGTTTGCTCCTCATTTGGAGAAGTGCATGGGCAAG GGTCGAAAGGCTCGGCTCAAGACAACAAGAAGTAGCACAGCTGCACAGAACCGATACTCACGCAGCAGCCCAGTTCCAGCATACTCTCCCTACTCCAATTCCCATAGCGTAAACCGGGTTGTAAACGGAACAACTGGTGTTACAGGTGAGGACTTTGTGGAGAGCACTTTTGAAGAGACATGA
- the LOC122644167 gene encoding SAGA-associated factor 11 isoform X2, with amino-acid sequence MMIMHLLILRIARLGLDRNLEEEEEELRLSTQARVMVADPSNSGEANSKYVVDIFGQTHPAIANEVFECMNCGRAIMAGRFAPHLEKCMGKGRKARLKTTRSSTAAQNRYSRSSPVPAYSPYSNSHSVNRVVNGTTGVTGEDFVESTFEET; translated from the exons ATGATGATAATGCATCTGCTCATTCTCAG GATAGCTAGGTTGGGTCTTGATCGTaatctagaagaagaagaagaagagttgaggCTGTCAACACAAGCTCGAGTGATGGTAGCTGATCCTAGTAATAGTGGTGAAGCAAATAGCAAGTATGTTGTCGACATATTCGGCCAAACTCATCCTGCCATTGCCAATGAAGTATTTGAGTGCATGAACTGTGGGCGGGCAATCATGGCTGGAAGGTTTGCTCCTCATTTGGAGAAGTGCATGGGCAAG GGTCGAAAGGCTCGGCTCAAGACAACAAGAAGTAGCACAGCTGCACAGAACCGATACTCACGCAGCAGCCCAGTTCCAGCATACTCTCCCTACTCCAATTCCCATAGCGTAAACCGGGTTGTAAACGGAACAACTGGTGTTACAGGTGAGGACTTTGTGGAGAGCACTTTTGAAGAGACATGA
- the LOC122642977 gene encoding protein NRT1/ PTR FAMILY 5.4-like yields MEAEISMHQQRKPSKGGWRSAIFIIWVEVAERFAYYGMSGNLITYLTNVLKEPTATAAKNVNIWSGIATLLPLVGAFMADSYLGRFNTILFSSFIYIKGLVMLTLTVSIIPARFRRQLFFLSLYTIAIGQGGHKPCVQAFGADQFDEDKPEEKKAKSSFFNWWYFGICSGAVAATLVVIYLQDNVGWAIGFGVSAVAMGMALVVFLLGRKLYRQQVPRGSPLTQVAQVFVAAVRKRNLPVMESGCGLAMEVQGTGRNLASTNQFRFLDKATIVDDIDQLGECKNRWRLCSVTQVEEVKLLIRLIPIWFSCLMYAVMFAQVGTFFTKQGSTMNRKIGSKFYVPPASLLVSASLMIMFFLPFYDRILVPVARKFTGLPSGVTMLQRIGIGMFLSIIGMVIAALVEARRLRTAREHGLVDLPKETVPMTIWWLLPQYMIWGLADVFAIVGLQELFYDQMPDRLRSLGAAAWLSIVGVGSLLSSVVMSIVQSISSRYGESWLGNNLNRAHLDYYYWVLAGLSTLWFCAYVLVAKFFIYKKIDAVGSDAATEEDLMTL; encoded by the exons ATGGAAGCAGAAATCTCTATGCATCAACAAAGAAAGCCCTCCAAGGGTGGATGGAGATCagccatcttcatcatct GGGTTGAAGTTGCAGAGAGGTTTGCTTATTATGGTATGTCAGGAAACCTCATCACCTACCTAACTAATGTCCTGAAGGAGCCCACAGCAACGGCAGCCAAGAACGTCAACATCTGGTCTGGCATCGCCACTCTCCTTCCTTTAGTAGGAGCTTTCATGGCCGATTCCTACTTGGGTCGTTTCAACACCAtactcttctcttccttcattTATATCAAG GGACTAGTCATGTTAACCCTAACAGTTTCAATAATTCCGGCAAGATTCCGGCGACAgctcttcttcttgtctctttACACTATAGCAATTGGGCAAGGTGGACACAAGCCATGTGTGCAAGCATTTGGAGCAGATCAATTTGATGAGGACAAaccagaagaaaagaaagccaAGAGCTCCTTCTTCAATTGGTGGTATTTTGGGATATGCAGTGGTGCAGTTGCAGCAACCCTGGTGGTGATTTATCTCCAAGACAATGTAGGATGGGCAATTGGATTCGGGGTTTCAGCGGTTGCTATGGGAATGGCACTCGTCGTATTCTTATTAGGACGGAAACTGTACAGGCAACAGGTTCCCAGAGGAAGTCCCTTGACTCAGGTGGCACAGGTGTTTGTCGCGGCAGTTCGTAAGCGGAACTTGCCTGTTATGGAGTCTGGTTGTGGTTTGGCAATGGAGGTTCAGGGTACCGGCCGCAACCTTGCTTCTACCAATCAGTTCAG GTTTTTGGACAAGGCGACTATTGTTGACGATATTGATCAGTTGGGTGAGTGCAAAAACAGATGGAGACTTTGCTCAGTAACTCAAGTTGAAGAAGTGAAGCTTCTTATCCGTTTAATTCCTATTTGGTTCAGTTGCTTGATGTACGCCGTGATGTTTGCTCAAGTTGGGACTTTCTTCACCAAGCAAGGTAGCACGATGAACAGGAAAATTGGATCCAAGTTCTACGTACCTCCTGCATCCCTTTTAGTGTCTGCGAGCCTTATGATTATGTTTTTCCTACCGTTCTATGACCGGATTCTTGTTCCGGTCGCACGAAAGTTCACTGGGTTACCATCTGGAGTAACAATGCTTCAAAGGATCGGAATTGGGATGTTCCTTTCGATAATTGGAATGGTGATAGCAGCTTTAGTAGAGGCTAGAAGGCTTAGAACAGCTAGAGAGCATGGACTTGTTGATCTACCTAAGGAAACTGTGCCAATGACCATCTGGTGGTTACTTCCACAGTACATGATCTGGGGACTTGCTGATGTCTTTGCAATCGTCGGATTGCAAGAACTCTTTTACGATCAGATGCCAGATAGATTGCGCAGCTTGGGGGCTGCAGCTTGGCTTAGCATCGTAGGAGTTGGGAGTCTATTGAGCAGTGTTGTTATGTCCATTGTGCAGTCAATCAGCTCGAGATATGGAGAATCTTGGCTGGGGAACAATCTTAACAGAGCACACCTTGACTACTATTACTGGGTTCTAGCAGGGTTGAGCACACtctggttttgtgcatatgttcTTGTGGCCAAGTTTTTCATTTACAAGAAAATTGATGCTGTTGGAAGTGATGCTGCTACAGAGGAGGATCTCATGACTCTCTAA